In Streptomyces durocortorensis, a genomic segment contains:
- a CDS encoding lasso peptide biosynthesis PqqD family chaperone encodes MKLRKGIAVTTTEYGGVLLDEKDGSYWQLNDTSVIVVETLAAGHAPEAAVERIVAEFDVERAEAESDVAELTRQLVDAKILRP; translated from the coding sequence GTGAAGCTCAGAAAAGGCATAGCCGTCACGACGACCGAGTACGGCGGCGTCCTCCTTGACGAGAAGGACGGCAGCTACTGGCAGTTGAACGACACCAGCGTCATCGTCGTCGAGACCCTGGCGGCGGGACACGCCCCCGAGGCCGCCGTCGAACGGATCGTCGCCGAGTTCGATGTCGAGCGCGCCGAGGCGGAGTCGGACGTGGCGGAGCTGACCCGGCAGCTCGTCGACGCGAAGATCCTGCGCCCGTGA
- a CDS encoding ABC transporter transmembrane domain-containing protein: MPGRSPLRLLLARARPHRGVLLGAGLLSLAGSGAGLAMPLMAKHAVDTFADGRSPAGPLVLLTALVLAGAYLSAYGSYLMARTGEGVVLQARGRLVGRIMRLKVPAVDRLTPGDLQARVTSDTTLLSTVLSSGLVESFNSVLMLLGTVALMAYMDLALLGVTLVVIVAIGAVTALLMPRIQRAQLRAQESVGAMGAALDRVLQAFRTVKASGAEERETAAVAEAARHAYDQGVSVAKWSSVSDVTMTMSIQLAFLAVLGVGGARVASGSLEISSLIAFLLYLFYLMGPIGGLVEGWTGLQSGLAAVRRIDEVESLPGEPTTGSGGVPGEGTPLGVTFQDVTFGYGDERAPAHKGVTFDVPTGGLVALVGPSGAGKSTVFSLLERFYDHDGGTITVDGRDIRDWPLAELRASLAYVEQDAPVLAGTLRENLLFAAPDAREEALAEAVTRTRLDTLVARLPDGLDTAVGHRGVTLSGGERQRIAIARALLRRPRLLLLDEVTSQLDAVNEQALRDVILELAAQSTVLVIAHRLSTVRHADRIVVLEEGRVRTAGTHEELIASDDLYRELATTQLAAEVR, encoded by the coding sequence GTGCCGGGCCGCTCCCCCCTCCGCCTCCTCCTCGCCCGGGCGCGCCCCCACCGGGGCGTCCTGCTGGGGGCGGGGCTGCTGTCGCTCGCCGGGTCCGGGGCGGGGCTCGCGATGCCGCTGATGGCGAAGCACGCGGTGGACACGTTCGCCGACGGCCGCTCGCCCGCCGGGCCGCTCGTCCTGCTGACCGCACTCGTCCTCGCCGGGGCCTACCTTTCCGCGTACGGGAGCTATCTCATGGCCCGTACGGGGGAGGGCGTCGTGCTCCAGGCGCGCGGCCGACTCGTGGGCCGGATCATGCGGTTGAAGGTCCCGGCGGTGGACCGGCTGACTCCCGGGGACCTCCAGGCGCGGGTCACGAGCGACACGACGCTGCTGAGCACGGTGCTGTCCAGCGGTCTCGTCGAGTCGTTCAACAGCGTTCTGATGCTGCTGGGCACGGTCGCGCTGATGGCGTACATGGACCTGGCGCTGCTCGGCGTGACCCTCGTCGTGATCGTCGCCATCGGGGCCGTAACAGCCTTGCTGATGCCGCGCATCCAGCGGGCGCAGCTCCGCGCGCAGGAGTCCGTGGGCGCGATGGGCGCGGCCCTGGACCGGGTGCTCCAGGCGTTCCGTACGGTCAAGGCGAGCGGGGCGGAGGAGCGGGAGACGGCGGCGGTCGCGGAGGCGGCGCGGCACGCGTACGACCAGGGGGTGTCGGTCGCGAAGTGGTCCTCGGTCTCCGATGTCACGATGACGATGTCGATCCAGCTGGCGTTCCTGGCGGTGCTGGGCGTCGGCGGCGCGCGGGTCGCGTCGGGCTCGCTGGAGATCTCGTCGCTGATCGCGTTCCTGCTCTACCTCTTCTACCTGATGGGCCCGATCGGGGGCCTGGTCGAGGGCTGGACGGGCTTGCAGAGCGGCCTCGCCGCCGTACGGAGGATCGACGAGGTGGAGTCGCTGCCGGGCGAACCGACCACGGGCTCCGGGGGCGTACCGGGGGAGGGCACCCCGCTGGGCGTCACCTTCCAGGACGTGACCTTCGGGTACGGGGACGAGCGCGCCCCGGCCCACAAGGGCGTCACGTTCGACGTGCCGACGGGCGGTCTGGTGGCGCTGGTGGGACCGTCGGGGGCGGGCAAGTCGACGGTGTTCAGCCTGCTGGAGCGGTTCTACGACCACGACGGCGGCACGATCACCGTGGACGGCCGGGACATCCGCGACTGGCCGCTGGCGGAGCTGCGAGCCTCCCTCGCGTACGTGGAACAGGACGCGCCCGTCCTGGCCGGGACGCTGCGGGAGAACCTGCTCTTCGCCGCCCCGGACGCGCGGGAGGAGGCGCTGGCCGAGGCCGTGACCCGTACCCGGCTGGACACCCTGGTCGCCCGGCTGCCCGACGGCCTGGACACGGCCGTGGGCCACCGGGGCGTCACCCTCTCCGGCGGCGAACGCCAGCGCATCGCCATCGCCCGCGCCCTGCTGCGCCGCCCGCGCCTGCTGTTGCTGGACGAGGTCACCTCGCAGCTGGACGCGGTCAACGAGCAGGCGCTGCGCGATGTCATCCTCGAACTGGCCGCACAGAGCACGGTGCTGGTCATCGCCCACCGCCTGTCGACCGTCCGCCACGCGGACCGCATCGTGGTCCTGGAGGAGGGCCGGGTCCGCACGGCGGGCACGCATGAGGAGCTGATCGCCTCGGACGACCTCTACCGCGAGCTGGCGACGACGCAGCTGGCGGCGGAGGTGCGCTGA
- a CDS encoding Uma2 family endonuclease produces the protein MTPSPADHAPHAQMSVEEFEQLARTAPETVTLELINGKLEVKPVPDGDHGTIFMWLLRQCMQHRPDLDLHPEQGLMVEACRQGRARPDGVLAPRRHFAGQGEWAPAEGVLMTVEVTSHDHDTDRRDRNEKPHGYAAAGIPVYLLIDRESGTLLVHSEPDKGRYRQQHSYDYGDAAVLPRPVSITLDTEELKDYAR, from the coding sequence ATGACCCCCAGCCCCGCCGATCACGCACCGCACGCCCAGATGTCCGTCGAGGAGTTCGAGCAGCTCGCCCGGACGGCCCCCGAGACCGTGACGCTTGAGCTCATCAACGGAAAGCTAGAGGTCAAGCCCGTGCCCGACGGCGACCACGGAACCATCTTCATGTGGCTGCTGCGTCAGTGCATGCAGCATCGCCCCGACCTCGACCTGCATCCGGAGCAGGGACTGATGGTGGAGGCGTGCCGGCAGGGCCGCGCCCGCCCGGACGGTGTCCTCGCCCCTCGTCGGCACTTCGCCGGACAAGGGGAATGGGCACCTGCCGAGGGCGTCCTGATGACCGTGGAAGTGACCTCCCACGACCACGACACCGACCGTCGCGACCGGAACGAGAAGCCTCACGGATACGCCGCAGCGGGCATCCCGGTCTACCTCCTGATCGACCGCGAGTCCGGGACCCTCCTCGTCCACAGCGAACCCGACAAGGGCCGCTACCGGCAGCAGCACTCCTACGACTACGGTGACGCCGCCGTCCTCCCCCGCCCCGTCTCCATCACCCTGGACACCGAGGAACTCAAGGACTACGCCCGCTGA
- a CDS encoding keywimysin-related RiPP has protein sequence MKQQKKAYVKPSMFKQGDFSKKTAGYFVGSYKEYWTRRIV, from the coding sequence ATGAAGCAGCAGAAGAAGGCTTACGTGAAGCCGTCGATGTTCAAGCAGGGCGACTTCTCGAAGAAGACCGCCGGCTACTTCGTCGGCTCGTACAAGGAGTACTGGACCCGGCGCATCGTCTGA
- a CDS encoding asparagine synthase-related protein has translation MPGQLRDYFVVLPDSVAGAAAAGRLPAPGVTGAAPPVGDALTVAHPSGRPWVVARPLVRKLSHLARGGDALVLIGPDRVPDAVLAGLLDGARSRTALEARLTRLPGLYHVVARLSGETWVRGTATGLRRIYHARHPDAGTIASDRPAVLARLIDAPLDDGALALRLLDFVPHPLSRRVVWRGVHETGAGYGLALPVAAPGTAAVPGPAEHRWWEPPPGELSLAEGARRLGDAVAASVRAHVGGLDRISCELSGGMDSTALTFVARETGPASLSLLTVAARDRYSEDETWARRAVEAARGAEAAQKGVAGRGAEAARRTADASALDHHLIPADDAPYFYADLAATSAELNDEPLPVAPGRARAHLLLSRARATGSRYHLTGYGGDELFLGLPHAYQDLFHGNPLTAWNHLSGLRHQLGWPLLPTLKALLGRSTFPRWIAGAVSDETQPVARTPLLSWGVRQSLRPWFTDHGCALITEEFRAAAEHAEPIDPWRGRHVDIDAVRMGARHFQAMEDVGMTIGLPVAAPFYDDRVLEATLAVRLPERISPWRYKPLLAEAMRGVVPDALLARTTKDHMSSDEHQGLSEHGPELAELWADSRLAAHGLVDSRRLLRLAAEPFSPVLVEHSISPTVAGETWLRTAQNAWPALRSTTPSSEATL, from the coding sequence ATGCCCGGCCAGCTGCGTGACTACTTCGTCGTCCTGCCGGACAGCGTGGCGGGAGCGGCGGCGGCCGGGCGGCTTCCCGCACCGGGAGTGACCGGAGCGGCCCCGCCGGTGGGCGACGCCCTGACCGTCGCCCACCCCTCGGGCCGGCCCTGGGTCGTCGCCCGCCCGCTGGTCCGCAAGCTCAGCCACCTCGCCCGGGGCGGGGACGCCCTCGTCCTCATCGGCCCGGACCGCGTCCCCGACGCCGTGCTCGCCGGGCTCCTGGACGGCGCCCGGAGCCGGACAGCCCTGGAGGCCCGCCTCACCCGGCTGCCCGGCCTCTACCACGTGGTCGCCCGGCTCTCCGGGGAGACCTGGGTCCGGGGAACCGCCACCGGACTGCGCCGGATCTACCACGCCCGGCACCCGGACGCCGGAACCATCGCGTCCGACCGCCCCGCCGTCCTGGCCCGCCTGATCGACGCGCCCCTGGACGACGGCGCGCTCGCGCTGCGGCTGCTGGACTTCGTGCCGCACCCCCTGAGCCGGCGCGTCGTGTGGCGGGGCGTCCACGAGACCGGTGCCGGGTACGGCCTGGCCCTGCCCGTCGCAGCACCGGGCACGGCCGCCGTCCCCGGCCCCGCGGAGCACCGCTGGTGGGAGCCGCCGCCGGGCGAACTCTCCCTGGCGGAGGGGGCCCGAAGACTCGGTGACGCGGTCGCCGCCTCCGTACGGGCCCATGTCGGCGGCCTGGACCGGATCAGCTGCGAGCTCTCCGGCGGCATGGACTCCACGGCCCTCACCTTCGTCGCCCGGGAGACCGGCCCGGCGAGCCTGTCCCTGCTGACGGTGGCCGCCCGGGACCGCTACAGCGAGGACGAGACTTGGGCGCGGAGGGCGGTGGAGGCGGCGCGGGGAGCCGAGGCGGCGCAGAAGGGCGTGGCGGGACGGGGAGCCGAGGCGGCGCGGCGAACAGCGGATGCCTCCGCCCTGGACCACCACCTCATCCCCGCCGACGACGCCCCCTACTTCTACGCCGACCTCGCCGCCACCTCCGCCGAGCTCAACGACGAACCGCTCCCCGTCGCCCCCGGCCGGGCCCGCGCGCACCTGCTCCTGAGCCGCGCCCGCGCCACCGGCTCCCGCTACCACCTCACCGGCTACGGCGGCGACGAACTCTTCCTCGGCCTGCCCCACGCCTACCAGGACCTCTTCCACGGCAACCCCCTCACCGCCTGGAACCACCTCAGCGGCCTGCGCCACCAGCTCGGCTGGCCCCTCCTGCCCACGCTGAAGGCCCTGTTGGGCCGCTCCACGTTCCCCCGCTGGATCGCGGGCGCGGTCAGCGACGAAACCCAGCCCGTAGCCAGGACCCCGCTGCTCTCCTGGGGCGTACGGCAGTCCCTGCGCCCGTGGTTCACGGACCACGGATGCGCCCTGATCACGGAGGAGTTCCGGGCCGCCGCCGAGCACGCCGAGCCGATCGACCCGTGGCGCGGGCGGCATGTGGACATCGACGCCGTACGGATGGGGGCCCGGCACTTCCAGGCGATGGAGGACGTCGGCATGACGATCGGGCTGCCGGTCGCCGCGCCCTTCTACGACGACCGGGTCCTGGAGGCGACCCTCGCCGTCCGGCTGCCGGAGCGGATCAGCCCCTGGCGCTACAAGCCGCTCCTCGCCGAGGCGATGCGCGGGGTGGTGCCGGATGCGCTGCTGGCCCGGACGACGAAGGACCACATGTCCTCCGACGAACACCAGGGCCTGAGTGAACACGGGCCGGAACTCGCGGAGTTGTGGGCGGACTCCCGGCTCGCCGCGCATGGCCTGGTCGACTCCCGCCGTCTGCTCCGGCTCGCCGCCGAGCCCTTCTCGCCGGTCCTGGTCGAGCACTCCATCAGCCCGACCGTGGCCGGGGAGACCTGGCTGCGCACGGCGCAGAACGCCTGGCCCGCACTCCGTTCCACCACCCCCTCCAGCGAGGCGACCCTGTGA
- a CDS encoding lasso peptide biosynthesis B2 protein codes for MTTEMTMPRRGAAAGGPRLRAAIAAAFVLARFKPGRLRRVLTRCSRGARPASYAETLEVYEAVVATSRRCAGRYGCLPRSVAIALACRMSGFWPDWCAGVRTAPPFSPHAWVQAGGRTVGEQAEPADLRPLMVVTTVREGVPGERGGGGDGSDGSGRAA; via the coding sequence GTGACCACCGAGATGACCATGCCCCGCCGGGGCGCGGCAGCGGGCGGCCCGCGCCTGCGCGCGGCGATCGCCGCCGCGTTCGTCCTGGCCCGGTTCAAGCCCGGCCGCCTGCGCCGGGTGCTGACCCGGTGCAGCAGGGGCGCGCGCCCGGCCTCGTATGCGGAGACGCTGGAGGTGTACGAGGCGGTCGTCGCCACCAGTCGCCGCTGCGCGGGCCGTTACGGCTGTCTGCCGCGCTCGGTCGCCATCGCCCTGGCGTGCAGGATGTCCGGCTTCTGGCCCGACTGGTGCGCGGGGGTCCGGACGGCACCGCCGTTCTCACCGCATGCTTGGGTGCAGGCGGGGGGCCGTACGGTCGGGGAGCAGGCAGAACCGGCGGATCTGCGTCCCTTGATGGTGGTGACGACGGTACGCGAGGGGGTTCCGGGTGAGCGCGGTGGCGGGGGCGACGGGAGCGACGGGAGCGGGCGGGCTGCCTGA